The sequence TTCGTTATTTAGCATATTCAATGATTAACTTTCGTGTAACTTTCAACGATTCTTAACTTCTACTCGCTATGAGTTCAAACTATAGGACACTACTGTTTTTTCCGCAAAAGGGTGTGTAAAGAACTTGGCATTCAGCACCTATTTTTCTCGCAGATGTCTAATTCCTGACTCTTGACCTGCTCTCTCTTCAACCCTGTAAGGGTGGCATCTCTGTAGAACGCGTTTAGGCACCAACAGAGAACCTCGTAGGGGTGACATCTACAACTTTTGACAAAATATTTACACCTTCCGCAAAAGACGTGACAGGTTACAGTTCTTGTGGTATATTTATTGTAACCCAAGTTTCTACCTAATAGGTTTTGGGTGTTTAGACCCAGATTTTTTAGGAAAAGAATTCCTTTACACCCCGTAGGGGTGTAAAGTCTATAGAAAATCGGACATTCAAGGAACTGCACCCCGTAGGGGTGCTATGTGAATGAGAAACTGGCAACTTGGGTTATTGCAATAAAATCCACGAAAATAGAACGTAGGCATCATGAATTTTTCCCTTTTCCTGAGAGGTGCAATACTCACCCTATTCATCTGCTGTTTCTCGGCTATCGCTCAAGAGTCCAAACAGTTCAGTTTACCCGATGGCGCTATAGCACGACTCGGTAAAGGAACGTTAGGCAAAATCCAGTTCTCTCCGGACAGCAGTCGGCTTGCGGTTTCCAGTTCTATCGGTATCTGGTTCTATGATTCGCAAACCGGCACAGAATTAGGGAGGCTAACATACACAGACGGGATTTCTCCTTTCGCGTTTGCGTACTCACCCGATGGAAACACCATTGCCAGTGCGTGCACGAGCCAGATGATAGTGGTAACAGGGACGAGAGAGGCAAGACTTCCTTCAATTTCGGGCTATACAATAGAGATGTGGGATGTCGAGACCGGAGAAAAAAGAACCACAGTCAGCACGCAGACACAGAAAGTTGCTAACGTCGTATACGCGCCCGATGGAAAAACGATCGCGACGGCAAGGAGACAGGACAACACGGTATATTTATGGGACACTGCGACAGGAAAATCCAAAGGAACGCTCGAAAGGGTCGGTAGCGGTAGCGTCCAGTCTTTTGTGTATGCCCCCGATGGAAAAACGATCGCGACGGCTGGAGGATGGACAGACAACGTTGTGCAGGTGTGGGACGTCCAAACTGGCGAACACAAAACGACGCTTACTGGACATATAAAACAGGTCAATTCCGTTGCGTATTCACCTGATGGAAACATGATTGCCTCTGGAAGTAGGGATGGCACAGTGAGGTTGTGGGATGCCCCCATCGGAAAACAGATAACCATCCTGAACCATACAAGTTGGGGGTATTTCCTATTTCCGTGGTTGAATGCCCCTGTTCACTCCGTTGCGTATTCACCCGATGGAAACGCTGTGGCTGCTGGCGGTATGGACAGTAAAGTGCGATTGTGGGATACACAGACCCCAAAGCTCAAAGCCATACTCACTGGACATACGGGTCCAGTAAAAGCCGTAGTATATTCACCCGACGGGAAGACGATCGCGACTGCCGGAGGTTGGAAAGATAACACCGTGCGATTATGGGATGCCGTCACAGGTGAAACCAGAGCCGTCCTCACAGGATATATCCATATCAGCTCAGTCGCATATTCGCCTGACGCAAGGATCATTGCTACCGGTGGAGACTATCGTAGCGGCGCACTGCAATTGTGGGATGCCAAGACAAAGAAACTCAAAGCGACATTTACCAAACATACGAAAGGAGACCTTTCTACCATCGTGTATTCGCCCGATGGAAATACGATTGCTGCCGTGAACTTGAGCGATAATACAGTTCGGTTGTGGAATGCGACAACTGACGAACACAAAGCCACATTCAAACATATCAACACAGATTCTGGATACGATATATCCTCTGTTGCATATTCACCCGATGGAAACACCATCGCTACCGTCGGCGGACACTATAAAGACCATAAAGGAACCGTGTATCTATGGCACGCGCAAACAAGGAGACGCAAAATCATATATGAAGGACCCGATTATATCTCTTCCGTAGCATATTCTCCAGACGGTAGAACGATCGCTACTGGAAGCTGGAACAGCAAAATACAAGTCTGGCACACTGTAACGGGTGAGGAACTAAAAACAATCCCCACAAAACACATTGGCGGGGTCGAGTCATTAGCGTATTCGCCTGATGGAAAGACAATCGCTACGGGTGGAGGATATCGTGATGACATCGCTCAATTGTGGGATGCGGCAACAGGGGAGCATAAAACCACACTTAGGGGACATACGAAGACTGTCAGTGATGTTGAGTATTCACCCGACGGAAAGACAATCGCTTCTGGGAGTACAGATGGCACGCTCCGGCTCTGGGATGCAATAACAGGAGAACATAAAGCCACATTCACCGCACATACCGACCTCGTTTCTGTCGTGTATTCACCCGATGGACAGACGATCGCTACCAGAAGTACGGATGGCACTGTGCTACTCTGGGACACCAAACCGACTTTTGTGGAGGAATAGACGAAACCTTAAACCTTCCCGCAGTCGGGAAGAAGGTTTTGTTAAACGAGAACCTCTTACCGACAGCCGATAGCCGATAGCCATAAATCAATAGGAGACCGATATGAATAGACCACCAGAAGCCTTCGTTCGCGTAGACGAAGAACGACTTCTCAACTTCTCGACGGCTTGTTTTGAAAAAGCAGGTATCATACATGAACACGCCGCACTCATCAGCCGCCTGCTCGTCAATTCTGATCTACGAGGGGTCCGAAGCCACGGCACCGCAACCGTCAACGGATATTGCGGAGGCTTTGAAAATGGAAGTTTCAATCCCAACCCAGATATCCGCGTCATCCATGAAACACCGACTGCTGTCGTGCTTGATGGAAACGGCACACTCGGTTATCTCCCGATGGTGCGCGCCACCGAACGCGCCATTGCCAAAGCAAAAGAGGTCGGCATCGGGATGGGACTCGTCCGCTACATCGGGCACTACGGATCCGCAGGACATTACGCACGCATCTGTAATGAAGCCGGTTGTATCGGTTTTTCGGTACAGGGATATCAGAACCAAGGCAACGCCGGAAACCAAGACCCTAAACCACAACTCGGCTACTACGGCAACCCGCCAATCTGTTTCGCTATCCCCTCTGGTGAGGAACCGCCGGTTGTGCTGGATGCCGCGACCTGTATCATGGCGGACTATCAACGCGGTCCCGATTTCGATGCCCTGCTTTCAGTCATACCAGCCGCTTTCTTCAAAAGCATCGGCTACACCGCTGTAGCAAGTCTACTCGGTGGTGCACTCACTGGCTTTACTGAACCGCCGCCCGATGATACCGCAAAATGGAGTGGTGGAGGTATGGGCGGAATGGTGCTCGCTATAGACATCGAATCCGTTGTGTCACCCGCTGTTTTTCACGCAGAAGTTGACCGTATGGTGCACGATGTTCGCGAAACCTATGAACCGATGCCGGGGACTGACAGGGCACTGCTACCCGGATCCATTGAAACGGAACGCACAGAACGGCATCGTCGCGAAGGTATCCGTTACGGGGAAAGGGAACAGGAATCCGCACGTGGTGTCAGTGAACGCTTAGGTGTGCCACTGCCGTGGGACGAATAACCTTACTAAGGAGAAAAAAATGAATAGACCACCAGAAACTTTCATCTTAGTAGATGAGGAACGACTTCTCAATTTCTCTAGCGCATGCTTTGAGAAAGCCGGTGTTCCACATGAACACGCCGCACTCATCAGTCGCTTGCTCGTTAACTCCGATTTACGAGGGGTCCGTAGCCACGGCACACAGACGGTCAATAGGTATTGTGCGGGCTTTGAAAACGGCGGTCTCAATCCGAACCCCGATATCCGTGTGATCCATGAGACACCGACTGCTGTCGTGCTTGATGGAAACGGCACACTCGGCTATCTCCCGATGGTGCGCGCAACCGAACGCGCCATCGCCAAAGCGAAAGAAGTCGGCATCGGGATGGGACTCGTCCGTTACATTGGACACTACGGGTCTGCGGGGCACTATGCGCGTATGTGTAACGAAGCCGGTTGCATCGGTTTCTCGGTGCAGGGATCCCGGAACCATGGAAATGCCGGAAACCAAGACCCCAAACCACAGATTGGCTACTACGGCAACCCGCCGATCTGTTTCGCCATTCCCTCTGGTGAGGAACCGCCGGTTGTGCTGGATGCCGCGACCTGTATTATGGCGGATTATCAACGCGGTCCCGATTTCGATGCCCTGCTTTCAGTCATACCAGCCGCTTTCTTCAAGAGCATCGGTTATACCGCTATAGCACACCTCCTCGGTGGTGGACTCACAGGCTTCACCGAACCGCCCCCCGAAGACACCGCAAAATGGAAACCTCCACAGGGAGGTCTGGTGCTCGCTATAGACATTGAATCCGTTGTGTCACCCGATGTTTTCCACGCTGAAGTTGATCGGATGGTGCATGACGTTCGTGAAACCTACGAACCAATGCCGGGGACTGACAGAGCACTACTACCGGGCGCGATTGAAACGGAACGCACAGAACTACATCGCCGCGAAGGCATCCGTTACGGCGAGAGGGAACAGGAATCCGCACGTGCTGTCAGTGAACGGTTGGGCGTGCCGCTGCCATGGGACGATTAATTTTCAACGCTACCGAGAAAAAGGAAAGCAAGAAAATTTTATATTTTTCTTCCTTTTTTTGTTGCAATCTATTTTTTTGTTACGTTACTATAATATAATTGCGAGTTGTTTAGTTCATATTGTTTTATCTTTGGTAAATCCAATAGATAACTCTCACTGCGAGGCAATCTCAGTAGGCATAGTTCCGAAAGCATTCCACCACCGCTGGCGAGGTTTCCTAACCTCGACAATTAGTGGGTCAAAGTAATTCTAAAATCTACCATTGATAACAACTTAGGTTATTTTTATATTTGGAGAGAATATCTGTTATGTATAGTCAGATTAAAACCAGTTTTTTGTTTTACATATTTACGTTATTCATGTGCCTCAATTCCTTTTTCATCAGGGGCACTGCTGCACAAGATAACAATGAATCCGCTGTTGCATCCGCCAGCGACAACTATACCTTTGAGACGATTGACGTTCCTGATGTAGATTTTTTAGCGTTGACGGCGAGTAGCGACTTTGAGGATTACGCCGGCTATACGAAAAGTGCTGATGGTGAAAAAGATGTCGCCTTTACACTCATTGATGGTGTTTTTACGACCTACGATTTCCCCGACTCGCAGAATACGTATTTCTTTGCGCTCGGTAACAATGGGCAAGCCGCCGGACACTACCAAGACAGCGATGGGCTTTATCACGGTGTCGTCTTAGAAAATGGTGAACTCCGCCAATACGATTTCCCGGGAGCCGTCGAAACGTTCCTCTACGGTATCAGTGATACAACAGGAGCACTCACCGGTAATTTTATAGATGATGCTGGGGTTCGCCGCGGATTCTCAGGAGACGAAATCATCGAGTTTCCCGGGGCAACGGAAACATTCGCCGATTTTGTGAATTCGAGCGGTGGTATGGTGGGTAGCTACGTAGATGCTGACGGTCTCTATCATCCTTATGTGCGTACCCCGGATGGTAGATTTGCACCTCTCAACCTTCCACAAGCATCGCATCTGGAATACTTTTTTGTGCACGGTATCAACGATGCAAGGGTTATGGTTGCCCGAACCAAACGGGTCGATGGTGTCCCGAGCACCCTTGTCGGCACATTCCAGGAAGGGCTAAAGGCATTTGAGGTTCCGGACAGTGTTAGCACAGAGGGCTACAATATTAATCAGGACGGTTCGATCGTTGGGCACTATGACTCAGCGGATGGGAGCAGACACGGATTTATAGCCAGACCCATAACGGACACCGATGCACCCGTCGACGATCAACCTGTTGCCACACCCACTGACTTCAACTATACCTTTGAGAGTATCAATGTTCCGGGTGTAGACTTTTTGGCGTTGACAGCGAGTAGCGACTTTGAGGATTACGCAGGCTACACGATAAGTGCTGATGGGGAAAAGGATGTCGCCTTTACGTTGATTGACGGTGTTTTTATGACGTACGATTTCCCCGGCTCGCAGAACACGTATTTCTATGCGCTCGGTAATAATGGGCAAGCCGCCGGACACTACCAAGATAGTGATGGTCTCTACCACGGTGTCGTCTTAGAAGATGGCGAGTTGCGACAATATGATTTCCCAGAGGCTGTCGAAACGGAAATATACGGTATCAGTGATGCGACAGGGGCACTAACGGGTAGTTTTATTGATGCTGATGGCGTTCGCCGCGGATTCTCAGCAGACGCAATCATTGAGGTCCCGGGCGCAACGGCAACTTATGCAGATTTCGTGAATTCGAGCGGTCGTTTGGTGGGTAGCTACGTAGATGCTGACGGCATATATCACCCTTATGTGAGTACCCCAGATGGCAGATTTATATCTATCGACCTTCCACAAGCCGCAAAGTTTGAATACCTTTTTGTGCACGGTATCAACGATGTCGGGACTCTCGTGGGTCGAACGAAATTGGTAGGGGATGTCCCGGGCACCCTTGTCGGCTCATTCCAGCATGGGCTAAAGGTATTGCAGGTTCCGGGCAGCGTGAGCACAGAAGGCTGGAATATCAATCAGGACGGCTCTGTTGTCGGACACTATGACTCACCCGATGGACGTAGGCACGGGTTTATCGCAAGATCCACTACCGAGGCAGACAGCACTCATTTTGGCAACGCCTATACTGTCGCCCTGTCTAAAGGATTGAACATGTTATCTGTGCCATTGGCGCCCCCGGCACCGATGACTGCCAAGAACCTTGTCGCGATGACAGGAGCGACAGCCATCATCGCGTTTGACGCACCAAACCAGCAGTTCATCGCATGGACACCAGGCGCACCCACTGACGGTTTTACAATCGAAGGTGGGCAAGGCTACATCGTCAATGTTCCACAAACTCGCAACTTCGCCTTCGTTGGGGCACCGTGGACAGATCAAACCGAGACTACAGAGACAGCCGCAGCACCATCTGCCGTATCCACACAGCTGCCGCGGGAAGCGTGGGCATTCGTTGTCAGTGGGCATTTGGAAGGTAAACCCGCGTTTGACGGTTACCAAGTCATCGTCCGTAACCTGAGAACAAATAGCACCATAACCGCCTCCGTGCAAGGGGATTACTTCGCCGCTGCGACTGCCGACCTGACGCGGCGCAGCGTCGTTCAAGTCGGAGACGTGATTGAATTGCGCCTCATTGGTCCAAATGGGAATGCTGAATTACAAACCCTCAGTTACAAAGTGACCCCTGAGCACCTTGCAAACGCTGTTCTGTCTGTTAGACTTGATGACATCGGTCAACCGACGCAGGATCTTCTGCTGCAGAACTATCCGAACCCGTTCAACCCGGAGACATGGATTCCTTATCAACTCTCCGAAGATACTTCTGTATCGATATCCATTTACGATACAACGGGTCAGTTGGTTCGCACGCTTTCACTCGGTTTTCAATCCGCGGGCTTCTATAATAGTCAGGGGCGTGCGGCGTATTGGGATGGACGCAATGCCCTCGGCGAACGCGTCGCAAGTGGTATCTATTTTTACCAGTTGATGACCCCATCCTTCCAGCAGACACGACGGCTCGTCATTGTAAAGTAACGCCAGTTTGAAAATAGATTTGTAGGTGTTTTTGCTTGGGTGTTTCCTGCAGGTAGAGCGGTAAAGCTCCAGAGAAAGCTGGGGAGTATAAATAGATATTTTGTTTTTCAAGTCCACTTTCTGTATCAATACCGGTAGCGAAACCCAACTTGACACTTTTATCAAACTCACGTTAAAGTAGGGTCTATCCGTATAAAACTTACAGGTGTCACAGTTATGCCATCGGTGTAACTGTGACACTTTGTTAACCTAAAAAAGACTTACGAATCATAACCTCCCGAATTGCCCCTTCTGTAAGCGACAATCTGCTTATCCTTTAGAAATTAAAAGTGGTTAATATCACAGAAAAGTGCTATAATATCCATAGAGAATTCCTTTTGGTATTGGTTTGGATAACTCATTTAAACAAAAACCGTTTGCCGACGGTTTCCGAACGCACGTTAAAAAAGGATAGTTATGCATCATTACATTAAGATCGCACTCCTTCTGTTTATATGTCTAATTATCTGTTTCACTGGATATGCCGTCGCACAGGTTGCTTCTGAAACACCAACTGCAAACTATATCTTTGAGACCATTGAAGTTCCGGGTGTCAATTTTCTGGAGGTGGCTGCCAGTAACGATTTCGGGGATTATGCCGGCAACACCCGGA is a genomic window of Candidatus Poribacteria bacterium containing:
- a CDS encoding Ldh family oxidoreductase gives rise to the protein MNRPPETFILVDEERLLNFSSACFEKAGVPHEHAALISRLLVNSDLRGVRSHGTQTVNRYCAGFENGGLNPNPDIRVIHETPTAVVLDGNGTLGYLPMVRATERAIAKAKEVGIGMGLVRYIGHYGSAGHYARMCNEAGCIGFSVQGSRNHGNAGNQDPKPQIGYYGNPPICFAIPSGEEPPVVLDAATCIMADYQRGPDFDALLSVIPAAFFKSIGYTAIAHLLGGGLTGFTEPPPEDTAKWKPPQGGLVLAIDIESVVSPDVFHAEVDRMVHDVRETYEPMPGTDRALLPGAIETERTELHRREGIRYGEREQESARAVSERLGVPLPWDD
- a CDS encoding T9SS type A sorting domain-containing protein, which produces MVGSYVDADGLYHPYVRTPDGRFAPLNLPQASHLEYFFVHGINDARVMVARTKRVDGVPSTLVGTFQEGLKAFEVPDSVSTEGYNINQDGSIVGHYDSADGSRHGFIARPITDTDAPVDDQPVATPTDFNYTFESINVPGVDFLALTASSDFEDYAGYTISADGEKDVAFTLIDGVFMTYDFPGSQNTYFYALGNNGQAAGHYQDSDGLYHGVVLEDGELRQYDFPEAVETEIYGISDATGALTGSFIDADGVRRGFSADAIIEVPGATATYADFVNSSGRLVGSYVDADGIYHPYVSTPDGRFISIDLPQAAKFEYLFVHGINDVGTLVGRTKLVGDVPGTLVGSFQHGLKVLQVPGSVSTEGWNINQDGSVVGHYDSPDGRRHGFIARSTTEADSTHFGNAYTVALSKGLNMLSVPLAPPAPMTAKNLVAMTGATAIIAFDAPNQQFIAWTPGAPTDGFTIEGGQGYIVNVPQTRNFAFVGAPWTDQTETTETAAAPSAVSTQLPREAWAFVVSGHLEGKPAFDGYQVIVRNLRTNSTITASVQGDYFAAATADLTRRSVVQVGDVIELRLIGPNGNAELQTLSYKVTPEHLANAVLSVRLDDIGQPTQDLLLQNYPNPFNPETWIPYQLSEDTSVSISIYDTTGQLVRTLSLGFQSAGFYNSQGRAAYWDGRNALGERVASGIYFYQLMTPSFQQTRRLVIVK
- a CDS encoding Ldh family oxidoreductase — translated: MNRPPEAFVRVDEERLLNFSTACFEKAGIIHEHAALISRLLVNSDLRGVRSHGTATVNGYCGGFENGSFNPNPDIRVIHETPTAVVLDGNGTLGYLPMVRATERAIAKAKEVGIGMGLVRYIGHYGSAGHYARICNEAGCIGFSVQGYQNQGNAGNQDPKPQLGYYGNPPICFAIPSGEEPPVVLDAATCIMADYQRGPDFDALLSVIPAAFFKSIGYTAVASLLGGALTGFTEPPPDDTAKWSGGGMGGMVLAIDIESVVSPAVFHAEVDRMVHDVRETYEPMPGTDRALLPGSIETERTERHRREGIRYGEREQESARGVSERLGVPLPWDE